The segment AGAAACGGTTACACGTTTGGATTTGCAGAAGAGAGATAGAGACTGTGGAGTTGACAGAGAGGAAataaacgacatcgtttttacaCCTAGAACAACTCACTCTGTCGTCCTCCCCCCCTCGCAAGAGGATGAGGTTAAGAAGTTTGATAGTCCATAACTTTGTTCGATCCTCTCCGTCGGAtgatatgacatgtgaaagtaTTAACATCTGACGGTAAATGAAAACAGTATCTAGTTCTTTGCACACACGCGACCGGCAAAGAGCGTGTCAACGCGCTTTCTTTCTCATCCTTGCGACTCCATGAGCCGTTCTTCTCGTTTCTTCGTCGCCACCATGTTGTCGTCTCGCTCTGCTGTACTCTCTCATTGTGTTTAATTCTTTTGTTCTCTATTTACATGTCTTTCATGCTTAGTGAAAGCGTCTCAGTCTTGattcaactttttattttatgttttaggaTAGGGGAGGTGCCAGAAACCAGCGTAGAAGCTTCTCAGATGGATCGCACGACGGAAGAAGAGGCCAGTTCGTTACAGGAGACTCGCACTTACGCTCCGTCCGCGACTATAACCTTGTCCACCGTCAAGGGAGCTTCTCCGAGCAGCCACTTCAGCagccgccgccgccgccgctTAATCCGCGGTATCGTTGTCCTCCCCCGCCGTTTTACCAAAATCAACAGTCCCGTTATCCTCCTCCACCGTTTTACAAAAATCAACATTCCCGTTATCCTCCTCCACCGTTTTACCAAAATCAACATTCTCGTTATCCTCGTCCGTCGTTTAATCAAAACCAAGCACTGGGGACCCGTCGTCCCAAGCCATTGGATTATCGGACATGGGAGTACGCCAAGGTGCCGCCGCCTCCTAATTctggtacttttttttttttaacttttccaTTGTCTTATTTGAATTTGGAATAAAGTATTTGCATTTTTTAGTATTCTGTGAACAGTTCATTTCAGAAGTGATGCTAATTTTGTTGGCTTAACAGAGCGATTTGTGATTCTCTCGTATAATTTACTGGCCGATTACCTTGCTATCGGTCACAGGGGCAAACTGTACTATCACATACCACGACAAATACTAGACTGGGAGTGGAGAAAGAGAagtataatatttgaacttggaTTATGGTCGGCTGACATAATGTGTTTTCAGGTTATCAATCTGCTACTTCATGAAGACCATTCAATCTTTGCATTATTCTCTTAAGATTTCTAATCGAGAAGTTTGGATAAATGATGATTGTTGCagcttatttcttttttggctGTTTTCTTGTTCTGCTTTAAACTTTTCTAACTTTGAATTATTGAAGCTGTTATTGTTTAGGGAATTTGATTCTGCATGATTTATTGGTAACGGTTTGTAtttctttttgcctttttttagGAGGTTGATAAATTTCAAGACTTAGAGTCAGAGTTGAGGCTTCGAGGATACAGTGGCATTTGGAAGGTCAGTTTTGAAATGCCATTTTAATCTGAAGTTATATATGCATGTCTCTGTACAAAAATGCAACGATGTCTGTTGAgacaatttcaacaattatgTAGTCAGGtatatgttaggatcccaagtgtaaAGTATGAGATTTGGAATCCTACATtagaaagtatgggcaactagtgtggggtttatatggccttggactttcccatctcaatagctagcttttaagGTGTGGTTCttctaaggttcgtatcatttggtatcagagccatcaccatGTCTTCCAGTTGCAATCATGCGACGTGGGTGGTGACGtcggcattgcagtgttcgcctgGGGTTAGCAGGGAGCTAACGCACAGCCAGCCTGTGTGGGCGTCGGGCctgcggagcgtggtggtatgttaggatcctaAGTACaaagtatgagacttggatcccatattggaaagtatgggcaactagtgtgaggtttatatggcttggactctcccatctcaataactagcttttgaggtgtggttctcctaaagTTCGTATCAGTATAGAACTAGGAAAATTTGATGCTGCTTTTTTCAACGTTAGCTTAGACACTTAACAGCCAAATAACTTGATCTATTTTAAAGTTAGGAAAAATACTCTTTTTTGTTGAGAATTAAAGTGtaactttgttttaattttttatagatgCGGACTGGCAATGCTATTGATGGATGTGCAATCTTTTGGCGAACGTCAAGGTaattattttctcaattttgCATACCTTTGATTGTGAACCGTTCAACATCCGTGGAAGGTCTAGTTTGCTACACTGCTAGCGATCAAGGGCCAGATCTTTTTGTTCATGATGCCAATTATTTGAAACAGGAGGTTGGGTCTCATCCTATTGTTGTAAATCTTATTCAATTTTACAGTACTTGGCTTACTTCTATCATTTAGTTTGCTTGATTCATGGAAATAGAGCTTACTTGGACTATATGGTCTCTTTCTTTCAACCTTTACCCTGACTCATGATGAGATTTTGATATTTAGTGTGGCAAAGTCATGGTTTAGTAGTTCTAAAGTACTTCCTGGGTGAATCTAGAATGAGGATTTGCAGTCATGTAGTGTTTGGGTTATAGAAGTTCCTGCTTAGTAGGAGCAGTTGATTTCAGTAAAAACCTCTTATAACGGCTGATATATGACAATATCTTTGGTATATATCTTTTGTGTCTCTCTTGGAACTCGCTTTTATCTTCTCCTTGTTTGATATCAGTAATGGCATTGAATAGTTATGAGGATTTTTCTTCTACCTGGTTCTTCTGTAGGTAATGTCTTAAATTTTGTCTTTAGAATACAGGATAGAGGTTTACTTTTAGTTAGTATTTAGCTGCATATGCTtcattttatttccttttttctttttcctcttgaTTTCTTCTGGTCTCaagatttcaaattattatatttgaattcaattttgatGTTATTCTTATATCACTTTAAAGCAAATTTAATTGTTAGTTTAGTATGAAAGTTCATTAAATGATCTGCATATCAGATTCAAACTGCTGTATGAGGAATCCATCGAGTATAGTAAGCTCGGACTTCGGGATAATGTTGCTCAAATATGTGTGCTTGAGGTATATCAAGATTTATTGCCTTGTAAATCTACTAGGATTCACCTGCTGCAAATATGTATTTCTAGATGGtttcttctaaaattttattgattattatcattaattttcatgaagttcattttttattttgttgaacaGATGTTGGgtcaaaatttcaacaaaaatggaCCTCCTCTCTCAACAAGGTAACTtaagaaattagtaaaaaactTGTATTTAGATAAAATGTTTAATCTTTTCATGAATTTGATACAGAATTATCTCAAGCagcttttttgttgtttttcattatagCTGGTGTGAGCATCACGGGcaaaagtatataatttataaacatatatatgtaaaaaccACAACTATGTAAAAATCCGTTATTTGTTCATTTTATATCCATAACATCAGACATTATGACTGGTAATGATTGCAATTTGATGGTAAACTGAAATgttaacatttttgttttttatctatTCTCTGTAAATGCTAATCATATTAAATGTCAAACCCATGCTTAATTCAATAGGTAAAGAGCTTCCAACAGGCATATTTGCTTCTTCATCTTAGGCcactattttcaaaaactttgtCTTCATAAGCTTGATTTAGTAGATATCAAGGCAACTCTATCAAATGATCTATTTGATTGGGAAACATTTAAGATGAAAACACATAGGGGTTAGTCACATGGAAAACGTTGTTCAAATTTTAGTGGGATatcatttaatttgtttatactcTGTATCTGCAGTTCAGCAGGTTCTAGTAAAGTTGTCGTATGTAACATTCATGTGCTTTACAATCCAAAACGGGGGGAAATTAAGCTTGGCCAGGTATGGACCGGACTCACAGCTACATTTGTATTAGTTAAACTAGGTGAATTTGCCTTAATTATTATGTGAATGTCTCTTCAATAGGTTAGGACACTTTTGGATAGGGCTCATGCTGTTTCGAAGATTTGGAGTGATGCTCCAGTTCTTCTTTGTGgggattttaattttacaccAAAGGTGAAATCACTTCTTTCACAAATTAAGCTTCAGCTAGCATTATTTATTGGGAAATatcctttttgtctttttaatttgttgatatatgtgtaacttttgtcttttataGAATCTTTTAGTTCCATGCCCTAACCATAGCAGTTTTGTTTTTGTAACAGAGTCCATTATACAACTTTATTTCAGAGCAGAAggtaaaacattttcttttctgtatATACTTTATTTCCAATGATTGAGACAGTaggaattaaaaattatatattgccTGCTTCAGTTAGATTTGTCTGGAGTGGATAGAGACAAGGTGTCAGGACAAGCTTCTGCTCAGATTCATTCATGGAAGCCACATAATCCTAACCCCAGGTGGGTTTGCAAAAGTGTGATATGCTTTCTGTCTATTGTGTGCTTCAGTTGTTGAAGCTAATAAGCTTAAAGCATGTGTAGGGTCCAGCTTGCTGATGGTTCAACGGAAGCTCCACCAGTAGTAGGTGAGGGGGAGGTTGATATCAAGCTGAGTGATCCTCTCACTGTCATGCAGAAGAACAGTAAATATGGCAATGCTGAAATTATTCCTTTTATGGACAACTCATCTCCATCTCAGTCCACTGACGCATTGTCAAATTTGTCTGATAAGGCTTGCAGCCATTGGCAATCCATGAATAAGGAGAGTACCCTTAGTGATGTGGCAGCAATTGAAACCGAGCAGACTGTGGTAGATGGTTTCAATGAAAGTTCAAGCTGTCTTCACAGTGAAGGTCAGTTTCCTACTGATAAGTATCATTGTAATGATGAGATCCATAAGTTTTCACATTACAGAATGTCCCATCTCGAAGATAAATCTGATTTAACTGAGATAGGAGACAAAGAAAAGGCAAATGCGTCCTTGCATTCAAATCATGAACCACCAAGGGAATATTCTGACTCAGATATAATAACAGAAAGTGATAAATCTTGCGATAAATCTAAACTCCCCCTTGTGGGTAATGATCATAGTAGCTTGGTTGAATGTAGTCCTGAAGTCATGAATGCTTCCAACTCTGAAATTCTGTATCTGTCAAGTATTGATGTAAACCAGGATAGCTGTTCAACTTCATATGAGTCTGATATCTCTGATGCTCTTGCTGTTGACTCTCTAGTATCTGTTGAACTGGAGAATCTATCGGTGAGAAACTTAGATGAAGTAGCTAATAAACTGGAGAATCTATCTGTAAGAACCCCAGATGAAGCTGCTGACAAACTAGAGAATCTATCTGTAAGAACCCCGGATGAAGCTGCCGATAAACTGGAGAATCTATCTATGAAAAATCTAGATGAAGCTGAAGTAGAAAGTGGAactgaagatgaagatgacaatatatttttatctgaATTACACAACAATGTAGATGCCTTTACTTCTACTTCTGATCAGTTTGTAGGATCTACCTTGGGTGCTTCTTCCAAGGAACTTGGTGATGAAGTCCATAATATGTCTCCTCCTACATTGGGTTCTGAGGTTGTCAATGTGGAGAATATTACTTATGATCCATCATTGTGGACTCCAATGGAAATAGCAACTGCAACAGGCAATGAAGACTGCACCTTTCTGGAA is part of the Mangifera indica cultivar Alphonso chromosome 13, CATAS_Mindica_2.1, whole genome shotgun sequence genome and harbors:
- the LOC123194728 gene encoding carbon catabolite repressor protein 4 homolog 6 isoform X5; its protein translation is MSRSSRFFVATMLSSRSADRGGARNQRRSFSDGSHDGRRGQFVTGDSHLRSVRDYNLVHRQGSFSEQPLQQPPPPPLNPRYRCPPPPFYQNQQSRYPPPPFYKNQHSRYPPPPFYQNQHSRYPRPSFNQNQALGTRRPKPLDYRTWEYAKVPPPPNSERFVILSYNLLADYLAIGHRGKLYYHIPRQILDWEWRKRSIIFELGLWSADIMCFQEVDKFQDLESELRLRGYSGIWKMRTGNAIDGCAIFWRTSRFKLLYEESIEYSKLGLRDNVAQICVLEMLGQNFNKNGPPLSTSSAGSSKVVVCNIHVLYNPKRGEIKLGQVRTLLDRAHAVSKIWSDAPVLLCGDFNFTPKSPLYNFISEQKLDLSGVDRDKVSGQASAQIHSWKPHNPNPSMCRVQLADGSTEAPPVVGEGEVDIKLSDPLTVMQKNSKYGNAEIIPFMDNSSPSQSTDALSNLSDKACSHWQSMNKESTLSDVAAIETEQTVVDGFNESSSCLHSEVSVELENLSVRNLDEVANKLENLSVRTPDEAADKLENLSVRTPDEAADKLENLSMKNLDEAEVESGTEDEDDNIFLSELHNNVDAFTSTSDQFVGSTLGASSKELGDEVHNMSPPTLGSEVVNVENITYDPSLWTPMEIATATGNEDCTFLEHPLQLKSTYTEVEDCTGTRDSKGEPLVTSYNRCFMGTVDYIWHSNGIQTVKVLAPIPKHAMQWTPGFPTKKWGSDHIALASEVAIVKD
- the LOC123194728 gene encoding carbon catabolite repressor protein 4 homolog 6 isoform X1 — translated: MSRSSRFFVATMLSSRSADRGGARNQRRSFSDGSHDGRRGQFVTGDSHLRSVRDYNLVHRQGSFSEQPLQQPPPPPLNPRYRCPPPPFYQNQQSRYPPPPFYKNQHSRYPPPPFYQNQHSRYPRPSFNQNQALGTRRPKPLDYRTWEYAKVPPPPNSERFVILSYNLLADYLAIGHRGKLYYHIPRQILDWEWRKRSIIFELGLWSADIMCFQEVDKFQDLESELRLRGYSGIWKMRTGNAIDGCAIFWRTSRFKLLYEESIEYSKLGLRDNVAQICVLEMLGQNFNKNGPPLSTSSAGSSKVVVCNIHVLYNPKRGEIKLGQVRTLLDRAHAVSKIWSDAPVLLCGDFNFTPKSPLYNFISEQKLDLSGVDRDKVSGQASAQIHSWKPHNPNPSMCRVQLADGSTEAPPVVGEGEVDIKLSDPLTVMQKNSKYGNAEIIPFMDNSSPSQSTDALSNLSDKACSHWQSMNKESTLSDVAAIETEQTVVDGFNESSSCLHSEGQFPTDKYHCNDEIHKFSHYRMSHLEDKSDLTEIGDKEKANASLHSNHEPPREYSDSDIITESDKSCDKSKLPLVGNDHSSLVECSPEVMNASNSEILYLSSIDVNQDSCSTSYESDISDALAVDSLVSVELENLSVRNLDEVANKLENLSVRTPDEAADKLENLSVRTPDEAADKLENLSMKNLDEAEVESGTEDEDDNIFLSELHNNVDAFTSTSDQFVGSTLGASSKELGDEVHNMSPPTLGSEVVNVENITYDPSLWTPMEIATATGNEDCTFLEHPLQLKSTYTEVEDCTGTRDSKGEPLVTSYNRCFMGTVDYIWHSNGIQTVKVLAPIPKHAMQWTPGFPTKKWGSDHIALASEVAIVKD
- the LOC123194728 gene encoding carbon catabolite repressor protein 4 homolog 6 isoform X3; amino-acid sequence: MSRSSRFFVATMIGEVPETSVEASQMDRTTEEEASSLQETRTYAPSATITLSTVKGASPSSHFSSRRRRRLIRGIVVLPRRFTKINSPVILLHRFTKINIPVILLHRFTKINILVILVRRLIKTKHWGPVVPSHWIIGHGSTPRCRRLLILEVDKFQDLESELRLRGYSGIWKMRTGNAIDGCAIFWRTSRFKLLYEESIEYSKLGLRDNVAQICVLEMLGQNFNKNGPPLSTSSAGSSKVVVCNIHVLYNPKRGEIKLGQVRTLLDRAHAVSKIWSDAPVLLCGDFNFTPKSPLYNFISEQKLDLSGVDRDKVSGQASAQIHSWKPHNPNPSMCRVQLADGSTEAPPVVGEGEVDIKLSDPLTVMQKNSKYGNAEIIPFMDNSSPSQSTDALSNLSDKACSHWQSMNKESTLSDVAAIETEQTVVDGFNESSSCLHSEGQFPTDKYHCNDEIHKFSHYRMSHLEDKSDLTEIGDKEKANASLHSNHEPPREYSDSDIITESDKSCDKSKLPLVGNDHSSLVECSPEVMNASNSEILYLSSIDVNQDSCSTSYESDISDALAVDSLVSVELENLSVRNLDEVANKLENLSVRTPDEAADKLENLSVRTPDEAADKLENLSMKNLDEAEVESGTEDEDDNIFLSELHNNVDAFTSTSDQFVGSTLGASSKELGDEVHNMSPPTLGSEVVNVENITYDPSLWTPMEIATATGNEDCTFLEHPLQLKSTYTEVEDCTGTRDSKGEPLVTSYNRCFMGTVDYIWHSNGIQTVKVLAPIPKHAMQWTPGFPTKKWGSDHIALASEVAIVKD
- the LOC123194728 gene encoding carbon catabolite repressor protein 4 homolog 6 isoform X2, producing MSRSSRFFVATMLSSRSADRGGARNQRRSFSDGSHDGRRGQFVTGDSHLRSVRDYNLVHRQGSFSEQPLQQPPPPPLNPRYRCPPPPFYQNQQSRYPPPPFYKNQHSRYPPPPFYQNQHSRYPRPSFNQNQALGTRRPKPLDYRTWEYAKVPPPPNSERFVILSYNLLADYLAIGHRGKLYYHIPRQILDWEWRKRSIIFELGLWSADIMCFQEVDKFQDLESELRLRGYSGIWKMRTGNAIDGCAIFWRTSRFKLLYEESIEYSKLGLRDNVAQICVLEMLGQNFNKNGPPLSTSSAGSSKVVVCNIHVLYNPKRGEIKLGQVRTLLDRAHAVSKIWSDAPVLLCGDFNFTPKSPLYNFISEQKLDLSGVDRDKVSGQASAQIHSWKPHNPNPRVQLADGSTEAPPVVGEGEVDIKLSDPLTVMQKNSKYGNAEIIPFMDNSSPSQSTDALSNLSDKACSHWQSMNKESTLSDVAAIETEQTVVDGFNESSSCLHSEGQFPTDKYHCNDEIHKFSHYRMSHLEDKSDLTEIGDKEKANASLHSNHEPPREYSDSDIITESDKSCDKSKLPLVGNDHSSLVECSPEVMNASNSEILYLSSIDVNQDSCSTSYESDISDALAVDSLVSVELENLSVRNLDEVANKLENLSVRTPDEAADKLENLSVRTPDEAADKLENLSMKNLDEAEVESGTEDEDDNIFLSELHNNVDAFTSTSDQFVGSTLGASSKELGDEVHNMSPPTLGSEVVNVENITYDPSLWTPMEIATATGNEDCTFLEHPLQLKSTYTEVEDCTGTRDSKGEPLVTSYNRCFMGTVDYIWHSNGIQTVKVLAPIPKHAMQWTPGFPTKKWGSDHIALASEVAIVKD
- the LOC123194728 gene encoding carbon catabolite repressor protein 4 homolog 6 isoform X4, whose protein sequence is MDRTTEEEASSLQETRTYAPSATITLSTVKGASPSSHFSSRRRRRLIRGIVVLPRRFTKINSPVILLHRFTKINIPVILLHRFTKINILVILVRRLIKTKHWGPVVPSHWIIGHGSTPRCRRLLILEVDKFQDLESELRLRGYSGIWKMRTGNAIDGCAIFWRTSRFKLLYEESIEYSKLGLRDNVAQICVLEMLGQNFNKNGPPLSTSSAGSSKVVVCNIHVLYNPKRGEIKLGQVRTLLDRAHAVSKIWSDAPVLLCGDFNFTPKSPLYNFISEQKLDLSGVDRDKVSGQASAQIHSWKPHNPNPSMCRVQLADGSTEAPPVVGEGEVDIKLSDPLTVMQKNSKYGNAEIIPFMDNSSPSQSTDALSNLSDKACSHWQSMNKESTLSDVAAIETEQTVVDGFNESSSCLHSEGQFPTDKYHCNDEIHKFSHYRMSHLEDKSDLTEIGDKEKANASLHSNHEPPREYSDSDIITESDKSCDKSKLPLVGNDHSSLVECSPEVMNASNSEILYLSSIDVNQDSCSTSYESDISDALAVDSLVSVELENLSVRNLDEVANKLENLSVRTPDEAADKLENLSVRTPDEAADKLENLSMKNLDEAEVESGTEDEDDNIFLSELHNNVDAFTSTSDQFVGSTLGASSKELGDEVHNMSPPTLGSEVVNVENITYDPSLWTPMEIATATGNEDCTFLEHPLQLKSTYTEVEDCTGTRDSKGEPLVTSYNRCFMGTVDYIWHSNGIQTVKVLAPIPKHAMQWTPGFPTKKWGSDHIALASEVAIVKD